The sequence below is a genomic window from Thermoleophilaceae bacterium.
TGCGCGAGGGCGACCCGTCGTTCCTCGACGCGGTGATCAAGGAGACGCTGCGGGTGCGGCCTGTGGTGATGGAGGTGGGGCGTGACATCACCGAGCACGCGCAGATCGGCGAATGGGACCTGCCGGCGGGCACGCGAGTGATGTCGTCCATCGCGCTCGTGCAGAAGGCGGAGCAGCACTGGCCGGACCCGCTGGCCTTCCGGCCTGAGCGCTTCCTCGACACCCAGCCCGCGCCGTACACCTGGATCCCGTTCGGGGGTGGCCCGCGCCGCTGTATCGGCGCCTCGTTCGCCACCACCGAGATGGCGTCGATCATCCCGGTGGTGCTGCGGCACTTCGACCTCGTGCCGGACCGCCCGGAGCCGGAGCGCTCGCAGACTCGCAACGTCACACAGGTGCCGGCCCGCGGCGCCCGCGTGGTGCTCTCAGCGAGAGCGTCGGAGCGCGAGCCTCACGGCGTGCTGTCGGCGGTCTGAACCGCGGGTTCGAGCGGGTTGCGCGCACGCACCCTGCCGAGCCCGAGCGCAAGCAGTCCGGCCGCGGCCGACGGCAGCGCCATGAGCGCGTAGGCCTGGTGGAAGGTGTGGAGCGACTGTCCGGTGCCGAGCAGCGCGATCAGCACGGAGATCCCGAGCACGGCGCCTATCTGACGCAGGCAGGAGGCAATGGCGCTGCCCGTCGCGAAGCGTGTGGGTGGAAGCTCCGCCACCGCGGCGCTGCTGAAGGACGCGAAGCTCATCCCCACGCCGGCGCCGGTGAGCAGGGTGGCGGGGAGGTAGTTCGACAGGTAGTGGGGATCCGCCCCCAGCGCCTGCGTGAACACGAGACAGCCGCTCGCGAACACGAGCGGTCCGGGCACCGCGAGCACGCGCTGCCCGTAGCGGTCCGCGAGCCGGCCCGCCACGGCCGCGGACAGCGCCGCCATCAGCGGGCCCGGCGTGACCGCGAAGCCCGCCTTGAGGATCGAGTAATGCCAGACCTCGGTGAGGAACAGGATGTTGCAGAGGAGCAGCGCGTAGAAGGCGAGCGAGAAGAGGAACGTGCCGGTCACGGCGACGCTGAAGGAGCGCACCTTGAAGAGGCTGAGTTCGAATATCGGCGCCGCGTGTGTGCGCGAGCGCTGAACCACAGCGATGAGGAGCAGAAGGCCCGCTGTCACCGCGGCGAGTGTCCTCTGGTCGGCCCAGCCCCAAACAGGTCCTTTGACTATGCCGAGCGAGAGCGCGGCCACCCCCGATGTGAGGAGCGCCGTGCCAAGCGCGTCCGGGAGCAGGCCGCCATCCTGGCGCACCTCTCGCAGCAGGGAGCGCGCGGGGATGAGCGCGGCGAGGCCGATCGGGATGTTCACGAAGAACACGAGTCGCCAGTCGGTGGCGTGCACGAGCACGCCTCCAAGCGACGGACCGGTGGCGGCCGCCACTGCGCCGGTGGCGCCCCAGAGCGCGGTGGCGGTGGCGCGCTGCTCGAGCGGGAACTCGGGGAGCAGCAGGCCGAGCGACGTCGGAACGAGCACGGCGGCGCCGGCCGCCTGCACCACCCGCGCGGCCACGAGCATCTCCACCGATTGCGCGGCGCCGCACGCGGCCGAGGCGCCGAGAAAGGTCACGAGGCCGAAGAAGAACATGCGCCGCCGC
It includes:
- a CDS encoding DHA2 family efflux MFS transporter permease subunit, with protein sequence MARRWQVLLVTAVAVFMGFLDVTIVNIAFPDIRASFPGSSLADLSWVLNAYNVVFAALLVPAGRVADIVGRRRMFFFGLVTFLGASAACGAAQSVEMLVAARVVQAAGAAVLVPTSLGLLLPEFPLEQRATATALWGATGAVAAATGPSLGGVLVHATDWRLVFFVNIPIGLAALIPARSLLREVRQDGGLLPDALGTALLTSGVAALSLGIVKGPVWGWADQRTLAAVTAGLLLLIAVVQRSRTHAAPIFELSLFKVRSFSVAVTGTFLFSLAFYALLLCNILFLTEVWHYSILKAGFAVTPGPLMAALSAAVAGRLADRYGQRVLAVPGPLVFASGCLVFTQALGADPHYLSNYLPATLLTGAGVGMSFASFSSAAVAELPPTRFATGSAIASCLRQIGAVLGISVLIALLGTGQSLHTFHQAYALMALPSAAAGLLALGLGRVRARNPLEPAVQTADSTP